From Pelmatolapia mariae isolate MD_Pm_ZW linkage group LG1, Pm_UMD_F_2, whole genome shotgun sequence, one genomic window encodes:
- the gnpnat1 gene encoding glucosamine 6-phosphate N-acetyltransferase, protein MLLDETPLFEPSLLRELDWSSNTASFSPPISPCSPGEGLVLRPLCMADFNRGFFKVLSQLTKTGDVTPEQFAKNFEHMKKTGDYYVIVVEDTNLSQIVATATLITEHKFIHSCAKRGRVEEVVVSDVCRGKQLGKLLVSTLTLLSKKLNCYKITLECAPKNVAFYQKFGYSASDETYMQCRFFD, encoded by the exons aTGCTGCTGGACGAGACTCCACTTTTTGAGCCCTCTCTGCTTCGGGAGCTAGACTGGAGCAGCAACACTGCCTCATTCTCTCCCCCAATCTCACCATGCAGTCCAGGGGAAGGCCTGGTGCTGAGGCCACTCTGTATGGCAGATTTTAACAGAG GATTTTTCAAGGTTTTATCTCAGCTCACCAAGACAGGCGATGTCACACCAGAGCAGTTCGCTA AGAATTTTGAGCACATGAAGAAGACTGGAGATTACTATGTCATCGTGGTGGAGGATACAAATCTGAGTCAGATCGTGGCCACGGCAACACTGATCACTGAACACAAATTCATCCACTCCTGTGCCAAA AGAGGCCGGGTGGAGGAGGTTGTCGTCAGCGATGTGTGCCGAGGGAAGCAGCTGGGCAAACT ATTAGTCTCGACGCTTACTCTTCTCAGCAAAAAACTGAATTGCTATAAAATCACTCTTGAATGTGCACCCAAAAACGTGGCTTTTTACCAGAAGTTTGGCTACTCTGCGTCAGATGAGACCTACATGCAGTGTCGATTTTTTGACTGA
- the styx gene encoding serine/threonine/tyrosine-interacting protein isoform X2, with protein sequence MWSLKTNCTVCSANPAARKHRYRARSRAGGGRMVNRMDEESKLQFPSLPDTKEDLLEILPGLFLGPYSSAMKSKLPILERHGITHIVCVRQDIEANFIKPNFPHMFRYLVLDIADNPVENIIRFFPMTKEFIDGCLATEGKVLVHGNAGISRSAALVIAYLMETFGMKYREAFSHVQERRFCINPNVGFVHQLQEYEAIYLAKLTIKRMSVQLDRPFSLQAGMPGSRKRSLEEDEDFGGMQVTAAQNG encoded by the exons ATGTGGAGCCTCAAAACAAATTGTACCGTTTGTTCAGCTAACCCCGCCGCGAGGAAACATCGATACCGCGCGCGAAGTCGGGCCGGCGGTGGCCGAATGGTCAACAGGATGGACGAGGAGAGCAAACTTCAGTTTCCGTCTCTGCCCGATACCAAGGAGGACCTTCTG GAGATTTTACCAGGACTGTTTTTAGGTCCCTACTCTTCTGCGATGAAAAGCAAG CTGCCAATTCTCGAAAGACACGGCATAACGCACATTGTGTGCGTCCGCCAAGACATTGAAGCCAATTTTATCAAACCTAATTTCCCTCACATGTTTAG ATACCTTGTGTTAGATATTGCTGACAATCCAGTGGAAAATATAATCCGCTTTTTTCCTATG actAAAGAATTCATTGATGGCTGCTTAGCAACAGAAG GGAAGGTACTGGTTCATGGTAATGCAGGGATATCAAGAAG TGCTGCCTTAGTGATTGCATATCTTATGGAAACATTCGGTATGAAATACAG GGAAGCATTCAGCCATGTTCAGGAGAGGAGGTTTTGCATTAATCCCAATGTGGGCTTTGTGCATCAGCTACAG GAATATGAAGCGATCTACCTAGCCAAACTGACCATTAAAAGGATGTCGGTGCAGTTGGACAGGCCGTTCTCACTACAAGCTGGGATGCCAG GAAGCCGCAAACGCAGCCTGGAGGAAGATGAAGATTTTGGAGGGATGCAGGTCACAGCTGCACAGAATGGATGA
- the styx gene encoding serine/threonine/tyrosine-interacting protein isoform X1, which translates to MWSLKTNCTVCSANPAARKHRYRARSRAGGGRMVNRMDEESKLQFPSLPDTKEDLLDWAYPMRRDMQEILPGLFLGPYSSAMKSKLPILERHGITHIVCVRQDIEANFIKPNFPHMFRYLVLDIADNPVENIIRFFPMTKEFIDGCLATEGKVLVHGNAGISRSAALVIAYLMETFGMKYREAFSHVQERRFCINPNVGFVHQLQEYEAIYLAKLTIKRMSVQLDRPFSLQAGMPGSRKRSLEEDEDFGGMQVTAAQNG; encoded by the exons ATGTGGAGCCTCAAAACAAATTGTACCGTTTGTTCAGCTAACCCCGCCGCGAGGAAACATCGATACCGCGCGCGAAGTCGGGCCGGCGGTGGCCGAATGGTCAACAGGATGGACGAGGAGAGCAAACTTCAGTTTCCGTCTCTGCCCGATACCAAGGAGGACCTTCTG GATTGGGCGTATCCGATGAGACGAGATATGCAG GAGATTTTACCAGGACTGTTTTTAGGTCCCTACTCTTCTGCGATGAAAAGCAAG CTGCCAATTCTCGAAAGACACGGCATAACGCACATTGTGTGCGTCCGCCAAGACATTGAAGCCAATTTTATCAAACCTAATTTCCCTCACATGTTTAG ATACCTTGTGTTAGATATTGCTGACAATCCAGTGGAAAATATAATCCGCTTTTTTCCTATG actAAAGAATTCATTGATGGCTGCTTAGCAACAGAAG GGAAGGTACTGGTTCATGGTAATGCAGGGATATCAAGAAG TGCTGCCTTAGTGATTGCATATCTTATGGAAACATTCGGTATGAAATACAG GGAAGCATTCAGCCATGTTCAGGAGAGGAGGTTTTGCATTAATCCCAATGTGGGCTTTGTGCATCAGCTACAG GAATATGAAGCGATCTACCTAGCCAAACTGACCATTAAAAGGATGTCGGTGCAGTTGGACAGGCCGTTCTCACTACAAGCTGGGATGCCAG GAAGCCGCAAACGCAGCCTGGAGGAAGATGAAGATTTTGGAGGGATGCAGGTCACAGCTGCACAGAATGGATGA